GGAGGTCGGGCTGAATTCGCGGGTCACTACTTCACCGCGGAGTCGACACCAACTGGAGTGTTGCAGGTTCTCGTCCACGGCAACTCCTACGACCACCGGTACTGGGATTTCGGTCCCGTCAACAACAACGCATATTCCTACGTCCAGTACATGACCGCTCGTGGGCACGATGTGTTGGCAGTGGATCTGCCCGGCACTGGCTCGAGCTCGCGTCCTGATGGGGATGCGGTGTCTCTGGAGTCCGTCGGAGATGGGCTGTCCGACATGATTTTGAAGGTGCGTGCCGGGAAGCGGCTTTCCGAAAGGGCAGTCGGCCACGTTTCGCTTATCGGGCACTCGCTCGGCGCAATCCTCTGCGTGCAGACACAGGGGCGCCTGCAACCAGCTGACTCCGTGATTGTCACCGCGACGGGCTACTTCCGGGGCAGGGACGATCAAGGCTTCGGCCCAGGTGTCCGTGAGGGAGCACTGGCGACCAGCTATGCGACCCTTTCGCCTGAGGCTCGAGAGCATGCGTTCTATTACCCGCAAATGGCCGACCCTGACGTCATTTCATACGACAACGAGGTTCTTCGCACCACCCTGCCGCGGAG
This genomic interval from Arthrobacter sp. FW306-2-2C-D06B contains the following:
- a CDS encoding alpha/beta hydrolase; amino-acid sequence: MTEETLSVPVNTADGGRAEFAGHYFTAESTPTGVLQVLVHGNSYDHRYWDFGPVNNNAYSYVQYMTARGHDVLAVDLPGTGSSSRPDGDAVSLESVGDGLSDMILKVRAGKRLSERAVGHVSLIGHSLGAILCVQTQGRLQPADSVIVTATGYFRGRDDQGFGPGVREGALATSYATLSPEAREHAFYYPQMADPDVISYDNEVLRTTLPRRLWADGLVARDNLETSAIGGVECPVYVQLGEHDRIMPGKHATEEREFWLEHSGAGHRVVVEQLADIGHSFNLHRNHEDGWHRIDRFLAAQMA